From Paenibacillus physcomitrellae, the proteins below share one genomic window:
- a CDS encoding DUF1657 domain-containing protein: MTVASQVKTCVASLKSAQASLETFALSTQNQQAKDLFTNAAQQTQTIIDQVSSRVQQLENEEPQYKGF; encoded by the coding sequence ATGACCGTTGCTTCCCAAGTTAAAACCTGCGTTGCTTCGCTGAAAAGCGCCCAAGCGAGTCTTGAAACATTTGCTTTGAGCACGCAAAACCAACAAGCAAAAGATCTGTTCACAAATGCTGCTCAGCAGACTCAAACGATCATTGATCAAGTTTCTAGCCGTGTACAGCAGTTGGAGAACGAAGAGCCGCAATATAAAGGGTTCTAA
- a CDS encoding heavy metal translocating P-type ATPase has product MQITGMTCAACAARIEKGLGKMGGVKEVNVNFAMERASVTYDPAEIKVPQLEEKVEKLGYGTAKETADLQLIGMYCAACANRIEKTISKLPGVTSSNVNYALETARVEFNPAEVTIADIQQRVEKLGYQAIPKQEPGKEAEHRERAIARQKLKLGLSILLSLPLLWGMVSHFAFLSWIWMPDVLMNPWVQLAFATPVQFVVGAQFYVGAYKALRNGSANMDVLVALGTSAAYFYSLYLTLDWAAGANDGMHHTPSLYFETSAVLITLVLLGKLLEALAKGRSSEAIKTLMGLRAKTAIVIRDGEELSVPVEQVIKGDLVVVRPGDKIPVDGEVVEGASAVDESMLTGESLPVDKRPGDPVIGATVNKNGSLKIRASKVGQETALSQIIRIVEEAQGSKAPIQRIADVISGIFVPIVVGIAILTFLVWYFLVAPGDFAHALEIGIAVLVIACPCALGLATPTSIMAGSGRAAEFGVLFKGGEYLELTQNIDTVVLDKTGTVTQGKPSLTDVEPFNVNEQQFLGWMAAAERNSEHPLAEAIVAGAKERGISLGQSDAFEALPGYGIEAEAGGRKLAIGTRKLMHKHGILISDNVYKRMTELEQAGKTVMLAAADGQYAGLVAVADTIKPTSASAVAGLKALGIETIMVTGDNERTAKAIAAGAGIDRVFAEVLPEGKAVIIRRLQQEGRKVAMVGDGINDAPALAVADIGMAIGTGTDVAIEAADITLMHGDLNHILAAISVSRKTMRNIRQNLFWALGYNAIGIPIAAFGLLAPWVAGAAMALSSVSVVANSLRLQRMKG; this is encoded by the coding sequence ATGCAGATTACAGGCATGACCTGCGCGGCTTGTGCAGCCCGGATAGAGAAAGGCTTAGGCAAGATGGGTGGCGTCAAAGAAGTCAATGTCAACTTTGCGATGGAGCGGGCTAGCGTCACTTATGATCCCGCTGAAATAAAGGTGCCGCAGCTGGAAGAGAAGGTAGAGAAGCTGGGCTACGGCACAGCTAAAGAAACCGCCGATTTGCAGCTCATCGGCATGTACTGTGCAGCCTGTGCAAACCGAATTGAGAAAACAATCAGCAAGCTGCCCGGCGTAACCAGCTCAAACGTCAATTATGCGCTGGAGACGGCGCGAGTCGAGTTTAACCCGGCCGAGGTTACGATCGCTGATATTCAGCAGCGGGTTGAGAAGCTTGGTTATCAGGCTATTCCGAAACAAGAGCCCGGCAAAGAGGCGGAACACCGGGAACGGGCAATTGCCAGGCAGAAGCTGAAGCTGGGACTTTCGATTCTATTATCCCTGCCGCTCTTATGGGGAATGGTCAGTCATTTTGCTTTCCTGTCGTGGATCTGGATGCCGGATGTGCTGATGAATCCATGGGTCCAGCTGGCCTTTGCAACTCCGGTTCAATTTGTCGTCGGCGCTCAATTCTATGTTGGGGCGTATAAAGCGCTCCGGAACGGAAGCGCAAATATGGATGTGCTTGTAGCTTTAGGCACCTCGGCCGCTTATTTCTACAGCTTATATCTGACGCTGGACTGGGCGGCAGGGGCCAACGACGGCATGCATCATACCCCCTCCCTGTATTTTGAAACTAGTGCGGTGCTGATCACTCTTGTCCTATTAGGTAAGCTGCTGGAAGCACTCGCCAAGGGAAGATCCTCGGAGGCGATCAAAACACTGATGGGGCTGCGGGCCAAGACGGCAATCGTTATCCGGGACGGAGAAGAGCTTAGTGTTCCGGTAGAGCAAGTCATCAAAGGGGACTTGGTGGTTGTCCGGCCTGGAGATAAAATCCCGGTAGACGGCGAGGTAGTGGAGGGCGCTTCGGCCGTGGACGAATCCATGTTGACCGGAGAAAGCCTGCCCGTGGATAAACGCCCCGGCGATCCCGTGATTGGGGCTACAGTAAACAAAAACGGATCACTGAAAATCCGCGCTTCAAAAGTAGGGCAGGAGACGGCTTTATCACAAATTATCCGGATCGTCGAGGAAGCGCAGGGATCTAAGGCGCCGATCCAGCGGATTGCGGACGTAATCTCCGGCATTTTTGTACCAATTGTTGTCGGCATTGCCATTCTTACTTTTCTGGTTTGGTATTTCCTGGTCGCTCCAGGTGACTTTGCCCATGCGCTTGAAATTGGAATTGCTGTGCTGGTCATCGCTTGTCCTTGCGCTTTAGGGCTGGCAACGCCAACCTCGATCATGGCAGGTTCCGGTCGGGCCGCTGAGTTCGGGGTCCTGTTTAAAGGGGGCGAATACCTGGAATTGACGCAAAATATTGATACGGTCGTATTGGACAAAACGGGAACGGTAACCCAAGGTAAACCCTCATTGACAGACGTGGAGCCTTTCAATGTTAACGAACAGCAATTTCTGGGGTGGATGGCAGCAGCCGAAAGAAACTCCGAACACCCGCTTGCAGAGGCCATCGTAGCCGGAGCGAAGGAGCGGGGCATCAGCTTGGGGCAGTCTGATGCGTTTGAGGCCCTTCCAGGCTATGGCATTGAAGCGGAAGCTGGAGGCAGAAAGCTGGCGATTGGCACTCGTAAGCTGATGCACAAACACGGCATTCTAATCAGCGATAACGTCTATAAGCGGATGACGGAGCTTGAGCAAGCCGGGAAGACGGTGATGCTGGCTGCGGCAGACGGACAATATGCCGGTCTGGTCGCCGTAGCCGATACGATTAAACCTACCTCGGCCAGTGCTGTCGCCGGTTTAAAAGCGCTCGGCATCGAAACGATTATGGTGACGGGCGACAATGAGCGGACAGCCAAAGCTATTGCCGCTGGGGCAGGCATTGACCGGGTATTTGCCGAAGTGCTGCCTGAAGGAAAGGCCGTGATCATCCGCAGACTGCAGCAGGAAGGCCGGAAAGTCGCCATGGTTGGCGACGGCATCAACGATGCTCCGGCACTGGCGGTGGCCGACATCGGCATGGCGATCGGCACGGGAACAGATGTGGCGATCGAAGCTGCCGACATTACGCTGATGCATGGTGATCTGAATCATATTTTGGCGGCGATATCTGTCAGCCGGAAGACGATGCGCAATATCCGCCAGAACCTGTTCTGGGCGCTCGGCTACAATGCCATCGGCATTCCGATTGCTGCGTTCGGTCTCCTCGCTCCATGGGTCGCCGGAGCGGCAATGGCGCTCAGTTCGGTTTCGGTTGTAGCCAATTCACTCCGCTTGCAGCGGATGAAAGGATAA
- a CDS encoding DUF421 domain-containing protein, translating to MPQWLEIIVRTLVTVVFLFLLTRLLGKRQISQLSFFEYITGITIGDIASAISLNLHEKWYLAAISLTVWVLVSLGIEFIQMKSQRVRGWLDGSGTVLIKDGKVLEDNLKKERLTNEELLEQLRKKSVFRAAEVQFAVMEPNGEINVLLKKEYQPLTPSDLGVKVAPESEPQTVILDGKVMEEPLATAGFNPRWLNTELEKLGVSIDNVFIGQVDSYGQLYVDTFDDKLKVPEPQEKPALLATLKKCEADLEMFALSTNNKDSKSLYEQCSKEMQKVIEDIRPLLIS from the coding sequence ATGCCGCAATGGCTGGAGATCATTGTCCGGACTTTGGTTACGGTCGTCTTCTTGTTCCTGCTCACAAGGTTGCTGGGTAAAAGGCAGATCTCACAATTATCGTTCTTCGAATACATTACGGGGATTACGATCGGGGATATCGCTTCCGCCATCTCGCTCAATCTGCATGAGAAATGGTATTTGGCAGCAATCTCCCTGACGGTCTGGGTGCTGGTTTCGCTGGGCATCGAATTCATCCAAATGAAGAGTCAGCGGGTCAGGGGATGGCTGGACGGCAGCGGTACCGTGCTGATCAAAGACGGTAAGGTGCTGGAAGACAACTTGAAGAAAGAGCGGCTGACCAATGAAGAGCTTCTTGAACAGCTGCGCAAGAAAAGCGTCTTTCGAGCAGCTGAAGTTCAGTTTGCGGTTATGGAGCCCAATGGCGAAATTAATGTCCTGCTGAAGAAAGAATACCAGCCGCTCACGCCTTCGGATCTCGGAGTTAAGGTGGCTCCTGAGAGCGAACCTCAGACCGTCATCCTGGATGGAAAAGTCATGGAGGAGCCGCTTGCTACGGCAGGGTTCAACCCTAGATGGCTGAACACCGAGCTTGAGAAGCTGGGGGTATCTATAGACAATGTGTTTATCGGTCAGGTAGACAGCTATGGACAGCTGTATGTAGATACATTCGATGACAAGCTGAAGGTGCCGGAGCCGCAGGAGAAACCTGCACTGCTGGCTACGCTCAAGAAATGCGAAGCCGACCTTGAAATGTTTGCTTTATCGACGAATAACAAGGACAGCAAATCCTTGTATGAGCAATGTTCCAAAGAGATGCAGAAGGTCATTGAAGACATTCGGCCGCTGCTGATCAGTTAG